From a single Candidatus Saccharimonadales bacterium genomic region:
- a CDS encoding DUF2207 domain-containing protein gives MKRFLLAFGLLVVGSTQLFAQDVNNFTIESFSADYRLSRDQDGIAAMLVKETIVAEFPASDQNHGILRAIPQNYEGHSLGLAIISVTDEKQREYTFTTYDSADHTVLRIGDPGTFVHGRTTYNVAYSLRNVITFYDDHDEFFWDINGDQWPQPFGLVAATVHIPNELLPNLQDRQRCFSGSFGSTASDCTIERTITADGADITFTARQLAPTENLSLVLGFNPGTFKEDPWPARRHQFFILSGLLPPVLTLGYMLRRWRRYGRDPAGRGVIIPEYVAPQDLNALSADVILNERLRTEAISASLIELAVDGYLRIHETQKKQLIGSKPEYSLELIKDASNLPASQQAVVNGLFKSPSAVGELVNLSGSANKLYKTAARLQQDVPKGLWQRHYFNSDPNKIRQRWYLRGGLVLIVGGGLMFFYLSRYLGAGLLGSGLIILLFAPVMPARSKKGVAAREALLGLKQYIGLAEVERLKYLQSPKGVKQYGDPAEPATQLNLFEKLLPYAMLFGLEKDWAKQFEQLYSQPPAWFDSYHGTFTPVVLADSVGSLRAASNTAFAPSSSSGSSGFSGGGGFSGGGGGGGGGGGW, from the coding sequence ATAGTGGCTGAATTTCCTGCCAGTGATCAAAACCACGGCATCTTGCGCGCCATCCCGCAAAACTATGAGGGCCACAGCCTGGGACTGGCGATCATATCTGTAACCGACGAGAAACAGCGTGAATATACTTTTACGACTTACGACTCTGCCGACCATACGGTGCTCAGAATCGGCGATCCGGGAACTTTTGTCCACGGCCGGACTACCTATAATGTCGCCTATAGCCTCAGAAACGTGATAACTTTTTATGACGATCACGATGAGTTTTTTTGGGATATTAACGGCGATCAGTGGCCACAGCCGTTCGGCCTGGTAGCGGCGACTGTCCACATCCCGAATGAGCTTTTGCCGAACTTACAGGATCGACAGCGCTGCTTTAGCGGCAGCTTTGGCTCAACCGCCAGCGATTGCACTATAGAGAGAACCATCACGGCCGACGGCGCCGACATCACCTTTACCGCCCGTCAATTGGCGCCAACTGAGAACCTATCACTAGTACTCGGCTTTAACCCCGGCACCTTCAAAGAAGACCCCTGGCCGGCCCGCCGCCATCAATTCTTCATTCTCAGCGGCCTGCTGCCGCCGGTCCTGACCTTGGGCTACATGCTCCGGCGCTGGAGGCGGTACGGCCGTGATCCGGCCGGGCGCGGCGTAATTATTCCCGAGTACGTGGCGCCGCAAGACTTAAACGCATTAAGCGCCGATGTTATTTTAAATGAGCGGCTCCGCACCGAAGCTATTAGCGCCAGCCTGATTGAACTGGCAGTAGACGGTTACTTAAGAATCCATGAGACCCAGAAAAAACAACTAATTGGCAGCAAACCCGAGTATTCGCTGGAGCTTATCAAAGACGCTAGTAATTTACCGGCGTCACAACAGGCGGTGGTTAACGGCCTGTTTAAATCGCCATCGGCGGTGGGTGAGCTGGTCAACTTGAGCGGCTCGGCCAACAAGCTGTACAAAACGGCCGCCAGGCTGCAACAGGATGTACCCAAAGGGCTCTGGCAACGGCACTATTTTAACTCCGATCCCAATAAAATCCGTCAGCGCTGGTATTTACGCGGCGGGCTAGTATTGATCGTAGGTGGCGGGCTGATGTTTTTCTATCTCAGCCGTTATTTGGGCGCCGGGCTACTGGGCAGCGGCCTAATAATCCTCTTATTCGCTCCAGTTATGCCAGCCCGGTCAAAAAAAGGAGTGGCCGCCCGAGAAGCACTGCTTGGCCTAAAGCAATACATCGGTCTAGCCGAAGTCGAACGGCTCAAATATCTGCAAAGCCCGAAGGGTGTCAAACAATATGGCGACCCGGCTGAGCCGGCGACACAACTCAATTTGTTCGAGAAACTGCTACCATACGCCATGCTTTTCGGCCTGGAAAAGGATTGGGCCAAACAGTTTGAGCAGCTGTACAGCCAGCCGCCAGCCTGGTTCGATTCTTATCACGGGACGTTCACGCCGGTCGTGCTAGCCGATTCTGTCGGCTCGTTGCGGGCCGCCAGCAACACGGCCTTTGCTCCGTCCAGTAGTTCTGGCTCCAGCGGTTTTAGTGGCGGCGGCGGTTTTAGTGGTGGTGGTGGTGGCGGTGGCGGCGGTGGTGGCTGGTAG